The Aedes albopictus strain Foshan chromosome 2, AalbF5, whole genome shotgun sequence region cattttctgatcttttacctgctatccatcgactttttgctctacaagcaatgaaaaaaaaaacgaatacttaatcaaatttctcattttttgtaatatagctaaaaatttaaattatttcatattctgatataattatgttatttttgcaactgattattttgttcagttgcaaaaataacaaagttataacagagtttgttctgatttatttgtaacaaaactagttacaaaagattataatatattttgttataatttagtttgaaaaagtttgaaacagcccatgtcataacaaaattataacataatttgttagttatatcacattaagatataattatgatatattattgttatgtttatctagtcgggtatggcctccactttagcatcctattctacatcatatatgacttcgtgatggctgagaattctatatatttagaccaacatgtgagaatgcgaacttcagtttctctcttccctaataggtgtattttcaactattcatgtacctatctttcaaatagatagatccgacttcatcctctggaacgacagggaaaacatgtgaaatacaaaatatttctgaaaaatcccatttaaaaccatctacaattttggattcagctgtctgtattagcttcgttcaaacaagtttattccataagtttgacatttttatcattgaaattcacatgtcaaaggcggaatctggaacgtccctttgaaaaccttaaaaaccttcaatatcgtctgctatgttctcgtttagatgtatgcagggtactgcgccacttgggcagtggctggtattttgggtacttttcagctacaactcagtcaatttcagaaatttagcaaaacctcgcgccgcccagcagggactttgttttgtacacattacagcacctccatgtcacgtaatataccacacctcttatcaaatgtgataccgtaagcgtaccatactttgcgcacctagggcctaacttttcaaaaaatcgttaaacagtttttctggtgcattatgcaaactttttcccacggaatactagctagtgatatggggcatgcactttgtctcagtttggatgtaatgataaatggaagaggaagacacattgatgagtgaatatgcagttgctttccctcaaatgctgtaaatgacgttgtagaatgacgtaggttttgtttcaaaatttgttttagtttagatagcaataccataaagtatttgtgcactctcaataatacaataataaccaaacttgttccacaacagaatgtaatattgagatgttatttaagggctgcataccaattgcttggttataacaaaataagattgtccaacaaaacatgttatggaaacgtaatgccttgatgattcaataataacaaaacaagatataaaaacaggttttgtgatttcgtagttattaatttgatattcccctctgctcgggtatgccGAGGAAGATACAGCCGTGGGACTTCCGCCGACCAGTCTACTGGTGGAATGGGAGGATCGCCGAACTCCTTCGGAACTGTCTTCGAGCTAGGAGGAGAATGCAACGGGCTCACACTGATGAGGAAAGGCAAGAGCGCAGACCTTTCTTTAGGGCGGCAAGAGCGGCCTTCAAAAAAGGCATCAAGCTCAGCAAAGCAGCTTGCATGTAGGAACTCTACCGTAACGCGGACGCAAATCCATGgggagatgcctacagagtagctaTGTCAATGATAAAAGGCCCAGCGACCCCACCAgagaggtgtccaggaaagcttaaaGCCATAGTAGATAGAACTGTTCCCGCAGCACGAGCCACCGGTCTGGCCTCCCACGCCGTATGAGGAGGTCGCCGCTGATATAGAGGAATCCCGTATTTCCAACCAGGAGCTCATCACGGTAGTGAAGAGCTTAAAAGCCAAGAAAGCTCCAGGACTAGATGGCATCTCCAACTAGGTATAAACAGCAATCCAACAAAACCCGGATATGTTTCGAACCACATTGCAGAAGTGTATCGACGACGGAAACTTCCGCGATCGTTGGAAGCGGCAGAAATTGGTTCTGCTGCCGAAGCCGGGCAAGCCACTCGAAGATCCATCGGCGTATAGACCTATATGTCTGCTGGACACGGCTGGAAAACTGCATTGACAGGCATTGTTGCGTACAGCTTTAGTACGCTTGATGCTGAATGGAACTTGTTCGGACTCGAGAAGAAACTTCCTTGATAATCGACTTCGGTAATAGCCGATCAAAGCTGAAATATATTGTTTCATTATGTATCGCTGTAAGTTAGTTATCTGTACCTTATTATCTTACAATTGATGTTTCCGTAGAGTACTAGCTCGCTCCTCTTGTACACCCACAACTatgtacccgggtagaggtgaaatactgacgatcaaaccgtgatattggtttgattgatataagagataaaagatctgaaaataatatctgaaaaacgttcctggaacatctgaacaatatcaaaatttgatattttaagatcaaaagaatagctcgctgctattggttagatcttacaaaatctaaacatGATATtataatgatgttccaggagtaaatttttgattttatttttagatcttttatctcttatgtcaatcaaacccatattactttttgatctccatatcaagatatgctattattgagattttttcctCTACTAACCTCAAACGACCGTACCTGCGACTTGTAGCATACTATTGAATACAGGataattataaataataaaaCTATCCCTTGTCAGGAAAAACCATAGTTCATAAAGCTACAACATTGTTAACGGTTAATTATCATTTCTTTTGTTCAACCGAAAAACCGTTTATCCAAGAACATCATAATAGTAAATAGCAACTAGCCTTAGCCTTAAACTTTCCCGCTATAAACAAACCATAAACATTATGTTGTTATTGTCTACTTTGTTTTGCTTACCTGTTTGGGTCTCGTGCCTGACCCAACCGTCAACAATAGTCTAGGTAAGAAATTGTAAGCTAGATATAAGCAAGAGCCAAATAAAGAACGATGTCAATCTTGATTCTAGAGACAGTGCGTGTTGGACATGAAGTCCATTTTTGAGATCCGAAACTCAAGTATACGAAATGGCGACCTGACTTTAAACCGGCAATCTTCGAATAGTGAATAAAAGTGAAAATATCGTGGTTCGGGAACACTATAGTGAACCAGCAAATCAACATAATAGAAGTTCGTGTGATCGCGGGTACGTTTGTCGTCCTCACCTTTATCGCAATCGGCTATTTGTACATGCGCGCACATAATAAATTTTGGACCGCAAAAATACGCCAAACAGCTCAATCAGAAGTCCAACTTAACAACATACATACGCAGTGAAAATAAATGTGCGTGCCCGGGTAAACGAACAAATGATAAAACTCGCGTGTGGAATCAGGGGCTGTTGGCCCGTAATAGTGACTTCAACGACAGAAAGCAGCACGGTactgtggatttaccggctacttgtattctaccggtcgcttcagtatggcctccaaagtagccgttttataaaaagaataacttcaaaatgtttttaaacatttttattgtatgcgctattcctcgttgccactagctattcagcgacattaattttttgacaatcaagttgatttttatatgaaaacggctcaTTTGTAACGGAtactcaagtaaccggtagaatacaattcattcatttatttagtgaacatcaaattcatgataatactgattcaacaatttgtcgccataatactcgatttgcagctgcagctctccaacgtcggtcacgcccaacactcgccagatcacgctccacctggtccgctcatcgtgctctctgcgctccacgccttcttgtacctaccggatggttagcaaacaccaactttgcagggttgttgtccggcattcttgcaacatgccctgcccatcgtatccttccggctttggccactttctggatgctgggttcgccgtaaagtgcagcgagctcgtggttcatccttctccgccacgcaccgttctcctgcacgccgccgaagatcgtccttagcacccgtcgctcgaaaactccgagtgcttgcaggtcctcctcgagcatcgtccatgtctcgtgtccgtagagaaccaccggtcttattaacgtcttgtacatggtacatttggtgcgggggtgaatcatttttgaccgcagtttcttctggagcccatagtaggcacgacttccactgatgatgcgccttcgtatttcacggctcacgttattgtcagccgttagcaaggaaccgaggtagacgaattcttctaccacctcgaaagtatccccgtctatcgtaacattgctgccaaggcttgtcctgtctcgctcagtcccacctaccagcatgtactttgtctttgccgcattcaccaccagtccgacctttgctgcttcacgtttcaggcgggtgtactgttctgccaccgttccaaatgttcgggcaataatatccatgtcatccgcaaaacagacaaattggctggatttcgtgaagatcgtaccccggctgttgagcccggctcgtcgcataacaccttccagggcgatgttgaatagtaggcaggaaaatccatcaccttgtcgtagtccccgtcgagattcaaatgaactggatagttcacccgaaatccttacgctgttctgcacaccgtccatcgttgctcttatcagtctagtcagcttcccgggaaagctgttctcgtccataattttccatagctctgtgcggtcgatactgtcgtatgccgctttgaagtcgatgaacaggtgatgcgttgggacctggtattcacggcatttctggaggatttgccgtacggtgaagatctggtccgtcgtcgaccggccgtcgatgaaaccggcttgttaacttcccacgaactcatttactttaggtgaaagacgacggaagatgatctgggatagcactttgtaggcggcattcagaatggtgatcgctcgaaagttctcacacattaacttgtcgcctttcttgtggatgggacagattatcccttccttccactcctccggtaactattcggtttcccagatcttgactactaactggtgcagacaggtggccaacttttccgggcccatcttgatgagttctgctgcgataccgtccttaccagccgctttgttgtttttgagctgatggatggcatccttaacttccctcggtagaatacaagtagccggtaaatccacaataccacGTCTAGAGGAAGTAGACTCAACTACTAAAAGCGAAGAACACTCGATGGAACAATTTAGTGTTAGTGACCAGCTGATCTATCTGACAATTATTGCATCACTAGTGATTACAGTCATAGTGATTTCCATCTTTGCCCTGTACAAATacaggcaaaaaaaaacaatcaaacaaAGTAATCCAAGTAATCATCGCGACGGCGCAGGCCAACGCAATGAAGAATATGTAGTAACCGCaactaaagcaaaaaaatacGCCAGCGCTGTCTCGCGATCGACGGCATGCCTACAATAATTATCACAATAACAGGGGCGAACGTTCGCAGCCAGACCACCCTGTGAGACGCTACAAGGAACGCAAAGAACAACATACATTTCCAGGGGCGAACGGTCAATCCTGACCACCCTAACTGCAACTGTGGTAACAGTCGGATGAGAACCAGGTATGAAACAGTGAAGAAAATGGTTATAATCATTAAGGTAGTGAAGTTAGTGTGATTTGTGAtgttaaataaaatttcaaacttaagCACAAATTTTCCCATTTAAAAACTggagtaggggtattaggggcataatggaca contains the following coding sequences:
- the LOC134288115 gene encoding uncharacterized protein LOC134288115, yielding MDENSFPGKLTRLIRATMDGVQNSVRISGELSSSFESRRGLRQGDGFSCLLFNIALEGVMRRAGLNSRGTIFTKSSQFVCFADDMDIIARTFGTVAEQYTRLKREAAKVGLVVNAAKTKYMLVGGTERDRTSLGSNVTIDGDTFEVVEEFVYLGSLLTADNNVSREIRRRIISGSRAYYGLQKKLRSKMIHPRTKCTMYKTLIRPVVLYGHETWTMLEEDLQALGVFERRVLRTIFGGVQENGAWRRRMNHELAALYGEPSIQKVAKAGRIRWAGHVARMPDNNPAKLVFANHPVGTRRRGAQRAR